Proteins co-encoded in one Pocillopora verrucosa isolate sample1 chromosome 1, ASM3666991v2, whole genome shotgun sequence genomic window:
- the LOC131789269 gene encoding uromodulin-like, which translates to MDNFALFIFVFWTAVMTSTAIDGERDRAMLFPDYFFFAERRLVNHTVEEKRVKNLDDCELLCYLNENCVSLNFKKDPDDNLENNSLGHSCELNNANHLEYDGDLKTDAVFYYRGSKNACNNNSMCQNNATCQSGFTFKGYRCLCPLGFEGERCEKDTDECKTTPQKCHVNAACNNTYGSYVCTCKPGYVGDGRDCADIDECNETYAVKRNKCHLNSSCINTQGSYNCSCNPNYVGDGFNCEADPCYNYKSLSDADRKSNHQTPQYQEVCDNSLPEGWYRFVGAAGTKMPTTRVPAYRCGTNWSGWLMTAHPTLEDGEVLRTVCFSDRSTGCKYSNEISVKNCGSYFIYEFFQPPGCDSRYCSTD; encoded by the exons ATGGACAATTTTGCGCTTTTTATATTCGTTTTCTGGACTGCAGTTATGACTTCCACGGCGATTGATGGAG AGCGGGATCGCGCGATGCTGTTTCCAGACTACTTCTTCTTTGCAGAAAGACGTTTGGTAAATCATACTGTTGAAGAGAAACGCGTCAAGAATTTGGATGACTGTGAGCTTTTATGCTACCTAAACGAAAACTGCGTCAGTCTTAACTTCAAAAAAGATCCAGATGATAATCTTGAGAATAATAGTCTAGGACACAGTTGTGAGCTAAATAACGCCAATCATCTGGAGTATGATGGTGATCTGAAAACTGATGCTGTTTTTTACTATCGGGGCTCGAAG AACGCTTGCAATAACAATTCCATGTGCCAAAATAATGCAACTTGTCAGTCTGGCTTCACATTTAAGGGATATCGATGCTTGTGCCCTCTTGGATTCGAGGGAGAACGTTGTGAAAAAG ATACAGACGAGTGCAAAACAACTCCTCAAAAATGCCACGTTAACGCTGCGTGTAATAACACATACGGATCATACGTGTGCACATGCAAGCCTGGATATGTCGGAGATGGACGGGATTGTGCAG atattgacgaatgcaaCGAAACCTATGCAGTTAAAAGGAACAAATGCCATCTGAATTCCTCTTGTATTAATACGCAGGGCTCATACAATTGCTCTTGTAACCCTAATTACGTCGGTGATGGTTTTAATTGTGAAG CTGATCCGTGTTATAATTACAAAAGCCTGAGCGATGCCGATAGAAAGAGCAATCACCAAACACCCCAGTATCAAGAGGTGTGCGACAATTCACTCCctgagggatggtatcgttttgttggagctgcaggaacaaaaatgccaacaacgcgtGTGCCAGCATACAGATGTGGAACAAACTGGTCGGGCTGGTTAATGACTGCTCATCCTACATtggaagatggtgaagttcTCCGGACGGTTTGCTTCAGTGATCGCTCTACTGGTTGCAAATACTCAAACGAGATTTCTGTTaaaaactgtggatcctacTTCATCTACGAGTTTTTTCAACCACCTGGTTGTGATTCGCGCTACTGTTCTACAGACTGA